From Rana temporaria chromosome 7, aRanTem1.1, whole genome shotgun sequence, the proteins below share one genomic window:
- the LOC120944805 gene encoding hemoglobin subunit beta-3-like, translated as MVATMENFNDGEKKFLVDLFIKARKELVAGLIFESPGEYLGDIGELSSPAAIRNDTQLQAQSESEKYLSTIDKAIHHLDDMKQALAGTSKEGADRLYTDRTNFKNFGNIVLEELAKTTGDTITPNEKATWDKFMNAMVDALN; from the exons ATGGTAGCAACAATGGAAAACTTCAATGATGGAGAGAAAAAATTCCTTGTTGATCTCTTCATCAAAGCAAGAAAGGAACTTGTGGCCGG ttTGATCTTTGAGTCTCCCGGGGAATATTTAGGAGACATCGGAGAACTGTCCAGCCCTGCTGCCATTAGAAATGACACCCAGCTCCAAGCTCAATCCGAATCCGAGAAATATCTTTCTACCATTGACAAAGCAATTCACCATCTGGATGATATGAAACAGGCCCTAGCTGGCACCAGCAAGGAGGGTGCTGATAGGCTCTATACGGATCGCACAAATTTCAAG AATTTTGGTAACATAGTGCTCGAGGAACTAGCTAAAACTACAGGAGATACAATCACTCCTAATGAAAAGGCTACCTGGGATAAATTCATGAATGCCATGGTGGATGCTCTAAACTAA